One region of Pyramidobacter sp. YE332 genomic DNA includes:
- the cdd gene encoding cytidine deaminase, producing the protein MYAELAAFLDEAARAARTPLSGFRVGASALGNSGRVYLGANQEFAGLPLNFTVHAEQAAAIAARAHGETRLIALAVSAAPCGYCRQFLTELKAPLDVVLNGEARPLGAYLPHAFVLERGGENLLTRAAVLKAADLDGLARAAAAHGYAPYTGTRSGLALRTASGRVYAGCLLESGAYNPSLTALQTALTLRALDGAADDPVAAAVLAEAGPAPLARSCPRCWRASRRARKFGRSL; encoded by the coding sequence GTGTACGCTGAACTCGCCGCGTTTCTGGACGAAGCGGCGCGGGCCGCGCGGACGCCGCTGAGCGGCTTTCGCGTCGGCGCGTCGGCGCTGGGAAATTCGGGGCGCGTCTATCTGGGCGCCAATCAGGAGTTCGCGGGGCTGCCGCTGAACTTCACCGTCCACGCCGAACAGGCCGCGGCGATCGCCGCCCGCGCGCACGGCGAAACGCGGCTGATCGCGCTGGCCGTGTCGGCCGCGCCCTGCGGCTACTGCCGCCAGTTTTTGACGGAGCTGAAAGCGCCGCTGGACGTTGTGCTGAACGGCGAAGCGCGGCCGCTCGGCGCTTATCTGCCGCACGCTTTCGTCCTGGAACGCGGCGGCGAGAATCTGCTTACCCGCGCCGCGGTTCTGAAAGCGGCCGACCTGGACGGGCTGGCGCGGGCCGCGGCCGCGCACGGCTACGCCCCCTACACGGGCACGCGCAGCGGCCTGGCGCTGCGCACGGCTTCCGGCCGGGTCTACGCCGGCTGTCTGCTGGAAAGCGGCGCCTACAACCCTTCGCTGACGGCGCTGCAGACGGCCCTGACGCTGCGCGCCCTCGACGGCGCGGCGGACGACCCTGTCGCCGCGGCCGTGCTGGCCGAGGCCGGCCCTGCTCCCTTGGCCCGCTCCTGCCCGCGCTGCTGGCGCGCATCGCGCCGCGCGCGGAAGTTCGGACGATCCCTTTGA
- a CDS encoding PDZ domain-containing protein, which translates to MKKFLACAVVFLSAAAPAAASESLTVYGFDAAQMQRFILATFDGSARMDVIEQNDVVLALAKEIPASRVEHLMPEYRVPSRDPLVPDRWEREPVDFAEERATFSFRPSRDGGLTVTMRADLVANPGMWRRERTVSRDCGDFHAYARYAQAFFTGGWGSGMDLEERNGRMHVLDVLEGSSAWNAGIREGDRIRVINKTPADSVALDYFGRKYQWSDYGKPFTVEMERPNGERWHAELSNDYIPAQTARLERFFGVSGVQPGRTREEVEASTRRWVSPEEKRARENAPAVPSSGMEFDDAGRVASVAPGSPADLAGVKPGDVIVELNLVKFGDTGAAKARETIEKRVAGGLTAILDLKRGGATFTVRVKKPASGKK; encoded by the coding sequence ATGAAAAAGTTTCTGGCCTGTGCGGTCGTTTTTCTGAGCGCCGCGGCGCCGGCGGCCGCGTCCGAGTCGCTCACGGTCTACGGCTTCGACGCCGCCCAGATGCAGCGCTTCATCCTGGCGACGTTCGACGGTTCCGCCCGCATGGACGTGATCGAGCAGAACGACGTCGTGCTGGCGCTGGCGAAAGAGATCCCCGCGTCCCGCGTGGAACATTTGATGCCGGAATACCGCGTCCCCTCGCGCGACCCCCTCGTTCCCGACCGCTGGGAACGCGAGCCCGTCGACTTTGCCGAAGAGCGGGCCACGTTCAGCTTCCGTCCCTCCCGCGACGGCGGCCTGACCGTGACGATGCGCGCCGACCTCGTCGCCAACCCCGGCATGTGGCGCCGGGAACGCACCGTATCGCGCGACTGTGGCGATTTCCACGCCTACGCCCGCTACGCCCAGGCCTTCTTCACCGGCGGCTGGGGCTCGGGCATGGATCTCGAAGAGCGGAACGGCCGCATGCACGTGCTCGACGTGCTCGAAGGCAGCTCGGCCTGGAACGCCGGCATCCGCGAAGGCGACCGCATCCGCGTCATCAATAAGACCCCTGCCGACAGCGTGGCGCTCGATTATTTCGGCCGCAAATACCAGTGGAGCGACTACGGCAAGCCCTTCACCGTCGAGATGGAGCGCCCCAACGGCGAACGCTGGCACGCCGAGCTGAGCAACGACTACATCCCCGCCCAGACGGCGCGGCTCGAACGATTCTTCGGAGTGAGCGGCGTCCAGCCCGGCCGGACGCGCGAAGAAGTGGAAGCCTCGACGCGGCGCTGGGTCTCCCCCGAGGAGAAAAGGGCGCGCGAAAATGCCCCCGCCGTACCGTCCAGCGGCATGGAATTCGACGACGCCGGCCGCGTCGCGTCGGTCGCGCCCGGTTCGCCGGCCGATCTTGCGGGCGTGAAGCCCGGCGACGTGATCGTCGAGCTCAATCTGGTCAAGTTCGGCGACACGGGCGCGGCGAAAGCCCGCGAAACCATCGAAAAGCGCGTCGCCGGCGGCCTGACGGCCATCCTCGACCTGAAGCGCGGCGGTGCGACCTTCACCGTCCGGGTGAAAAAGCCCGCCTCGGGCAAAAAATAA
- a CDS encoding GAF domain-containing protein, translating into MISVEIPAKLTKDERYRLISARLAALAAAERDPLANLCNFMAYLYWTVGGVNWVGLYLLRGGELVLGPFAGKPACSRLAPGKGVCGAAVRAGKSQLVPDVRAFPGHIACDDASRSELVIPLTVGGRLWGVLDLDSPEPARFDETDRAALEKIAAQIEAQAARL; encoded by the coding sequence ATGATCTCCGTCGAAATCCCCGCCAAACTGACGAAGGACGAACGCTACCGCCTCATTTCCGCCCGGCTGGCCGCCCTGGCCGCCGCCGAACGCGACCCGCTCGCCAACCTGTGCAACTTCATGGCCTATCTGTACTGGACCGTGGGCGGCGTCAACTGGGTCGGGCTGTATCTCCTGCGCGGCGGCGAGCTCGTGCTCGGCCCCTTCGCGGGCAAGCCCGCCTGCTCGCGCCTCGCGCCCGGCAAGGGCGTGTGCGGCGCCGCCGTCCGCGCCGGCAAAAGTCAGCTCGTCCCCGACGTGCGCGCCTTCCCCGGGCACATCGCCTGCGACGACGCCTCCCGCTCCGAGCTGGTGATCCCGCTGACCGTCGGCGGCCGCCTCTGGGGCGTGCTCGATCTCGACAGCCCCGAACCGGCTCGCTTCGACGAAACGGACCGCGCCGCGCTGGAAAAGATCGCCGCCCAGATCGAAGCGCAGGCCGCGCGCCTGTAA
- the aroC gene encoding chorismate synthase translates to MSSSWGERIRLSIFGQSHSAAVGAVIEGLPAGFRVDMERLDAFMKRRAPGGPLATPRREADRIEFLSGLAGGRLCGSPLCLIIRNADARPGDYSEFRDVPRPGHADYTSAVKYGGFQDASGGGHFSGRLTAPLTAAGGVCLQILEARGIFVGAHLRSVGGVEDRAFDAVSVSRSDFDARLFSPLTVLDAAAGARMAAAIEAARAAGDSLGGVVECAAVGLPAGLGEPMFGGLEGGIASLLFGIPAVKGVEFGSGFAAAAMRGSEHNDPFVCEDGAVRTATNHAGGILGGISTGMPLIFRAAFKPTPSIARAQRTLNLRTMQPTELRVKGRHDPCAAVRAVPVVEAAAAVALCDALLPGNYEPLKGAE, encoded by the coding sequence ATGAGTTCAAGCTGGGGGGAACGCATCCGCCTCTCCATCTTCGGGCAGTCCCATTCGGCCGCCGTCGGCGCCGTGATCGAGGGGCTGCCGGCCGGGTTCCGCGTGGACATGGAGCGGCTGGACGCCTTCATGAAACGCCGCGCGCCCGGCGGCCCGCTGGCGACGCCGCGCCGCGAGGCCGACCGGATCGAGTTCCTTTCGGGTCTTGCCGGCGGGCGGCTGTGCGGCTCTCCGCTCTGCCTGATCATCCGCAACGCCGACGCGCGGCCCGGCGATTACTCCGAATTTCGGGACGTGCCGCGGCCGGGGCACGCCGACTACACGAGTGCCGTCAAGTACGGCGGCTTTCAGGACGCCTCGGGCGGCGGCCATTTTTCCGGCCGGCTCACGGCGCCGCTGACCGCGGCCGGCGGCGTTTGTCTGCAAATCCTCGAGGCGCGGGGGATCTTCGTCGGCGCGCATCTCAGGAGCGTCGGCGGCGTGGAGGATCGCGCTTTCGACGCCGTGTCCGTCTCCCGGTCCGATTTCGACGCGCGCCTTTTCTCGCCGCTGACGGTGCTCGACGCGGCCGCCGGGGCGCGTATGGCCGCGGCGATCGAGGCCGCCCGCGCCGCGGGGGATTCGCTCGGCGGCGTGGTCGAATGCGCCGCCGTCGGCCTGCCGGCGGGGCTCGGCGAGCCGATGTTCGGCGGGCTCGAAGGCGGGATCGCCTCGCTGCTTTTCGGCATTCCCGCCGTCAAGGGCGTGGAATTCGGCAGCGGTTTCGCGGCCGCGGCCATGAGGGGCAGCGAGCACAACGACCCGTTCGTGTGCGAAGACGGCGCCGTACGCACGGCCACGAACCACGCCGGCGGCATTCTCGGCGGCATCTCCACGGGCATGCCGCTGATCTTCCGCGCCGCCTTCAAGCCGACGCCTTCCATCGCCCGCGCGCAGCGGACCCTCAACCTCAGGACCATGCAGCCCACGGAGCTGAGAGTCAAAGGCCGTCACGATCCCTGCGCGGCCGTGCGCGCCGTCCCCGTCGTCGAAGCGGCCGCCGCCGTCGCCCTCTGCGACGCCCTGCTTCCGGGAAATTACGAACCGCTCAAAGGAGCCGAATGA
- a CDS encoding threonine synthase: MKYVCSRCGKEEDAATRKPRCECGGLWDLEFEKPKFSLDLVDRDEWSVFRYRAFMPPLGEAWRAVSLGEGLTPVVRFDDDLSLKMDYFMPTLSFKDRGAAVLVSHCRAAGVESVAQDSSGNAGNSVAAYCARAGIACEIFVPEGTSPKKIDMIRAHGAVANVVPGSRDHCADVCRAAVRERGLYYANHVYNPFFYEGTKTYLYEIYEQLGRVPRNIFVPVGNGTLYLGVVKALEEFLAAGIITGMPNVVVMQSENCAPLLEAWRSGEERLARIVPRPTLAEGIAIGQPMRGEAILASVRKYHFKIVAVPEDAILACRRELAAKGVYCEHTAAANYAGYRRYCELYGRTPDSVIPMCGAGLKSDH, encoded by the coding sequence ATGAAGTACGTCTGTTCGAGATGCGGGAAAGAGGAAGACGCCGCAACGCGAAAGCCGCGCTGCGAGTGCGGCGGGCTGTGGGATCTCGAGTTCGAAAAGCCGAAGTTCAGCCTCGACCTCGTCGACCGGGACGAGTGGAGCGTTTTCCGCTACCGCGCCTTCATGCCGCCGCTCGGCGAGGCATGGAGAGCCGTCAGCCTCGGCGAGGGGCTGACGCCCGTGGTGCGCTTCGACGACGATCTGTCGCTGAAGATGGATTACTTCATGCCGACGCTGTCGTTCAAGGACCGCGGCGCCGCCGTGCTGGTGTCGCACTGCCGCGCCGCCGGCGTAGAATCGGTGGCGCAGGACAGCAGCGGCAACGCCGGCAACAGCGTGGCGGCCTACTGCGCGCGGGCCGGCATCGCCTGCGAGATCTTCGTGCCCGAAGGCACCTCGCCGAAGAAGATCGACATGATCCGCGCCCACGGCGCCGTCGCCAACGTGGTTCCCGGCTCTCGCGACCACTGCGCTGACGTGTGCCGCGCCGCCGTGCGCGAGCGCGGATTGTATTACGCCAACCACGTCTACAATCCCTTCTTCTACGAAGGGACCAAGACCTACCTGTACGAGATTTACGAGCAGCTGGGGCGCGTGCCGCGGAACATCTTCGTGCCTGTCGGCAACGGCACGCTCTACCTCGGCGTCGTCAAAGCGCTGGAAGAGTTCCTCGCCGCCGGGATCATCACGGGAATGCCCAACGTCGTCGTCATGCAGAGCGAGAACTGCGCGCCGCTGCTGGAAGCCTGGCGCAGCGGCGAGGAGCGGCTGGCGCGGATCGTCCCCCGTCCCACGCTGGCCGAGGGCATCGCCATCGGACAGCCGATGCGCGGCGAAGCCATCCTCGCGTCGGTGCGCAAGTACCATTTCAAGATCGTCGCCGTGCCCGAGGACGCGATCCTCGCCTGCCGCCGCGAACTGGCCGCGAAAGGCGTTTACTGCGAGCACACGGCGGCCGCCAACTACGCCGGCTACCGCCGCTACTGCGAACTGTACGGGAGAACGCCCGACAGCGTCATCCCCATGTGCGGCGCGGGGCTGAAATCCGATCACTGA
- the aroF gene encoding 3-deoxy-7-phosphoheptulonate synthase, whose protein sequence is MIAVLKNGTTPEQRDSLCKWFEGMGLSCHVSQGEFHTIIGLIGDVSKVDIEMLESLSIVERVTRISDPFKKANRKFHEEPTVVDVSGVKIGGGHFQIIAGPCSVESHEQIVSIAKAVKASGATMLRGGAFKPRTSPYAFQGLRGEGIGLLLEAKKETGLPLVSEIMNINDLDLFAEVDVLQVGARNMQNFDLLKELGRCRKPILLKRGLANTLKELLMSAEYIMAGGNENVILCERGIRTFETYTRNTLDLSAVPVLHELTHLPVIIDPSHSTGYSRYVAPMSYAAAAAGADGLIIEVHNDPAHALCDGAQSLTPEQFDAAARKVRAVREALA, encoded by the coding sequence ATGATCGCAGTCTTGAAGAACGGCACCACCCCGGAGCAGCGCGACAGTCTCTGCAAATGGTTCGAGGGCATGGGGCTCTCCTGCCACGTTTCGCAGGGCGAGTTCCACACCATCATCGGCCTCATCGGCGACGTCAGCAAGGTCGACATCGAGATGCTCGAGAGCCTGTCCATCGTCGAGCGCGTCACGCGCATCAGCGATCCGTTCAAAAAAGCGAACCGCAAGTTCCACGAGGAACCGACCGTCGTCGACGTGAGCGGCGTCAAGATCGGCGGCGGCCATTTCCAGATCATCGCCGGCCCCTGCTCGGTGGAAAGCCACGAGCAGATCGTTTCGATCGCCAAAGCCGTCAAGGCGTCGGGCGCGACGATGCTGCGCGGCGGCGCGTTCAAGCCGCGCACGTCGCCTTACGCGTTCCAGGGGCTGCGCGGCGAGGGGATCGGGCTGCTGCTCGAGGCCAAGAAGGAAACGGGGCTGCCGCTGGTCTCGGAGATCATGAACATCAACGATCTCGACCTGTTCGCCGAGGTGGACGTGCTTCAGGTGGGAGCGCGCAACATGCAGAACTTCGATCTGCTCAAGGAACTGGGACGCTGCCGCAAACCGATCCTGCTCAAGCGGGGGCTGGCCAACACGCTCAAGGAACTGCTGATGAGCGCGGAGTACATCATGGCCGGCGGCAACGAGAACGTCATTCTCTGCGAGCGCGGCATCCGCACGTTCGAGACCTACACGCGCAACACGCTCGATCTTTCCGCCGTGCCCGTGCTGCACGAGCTCACCCATCTGCCCGTGATCATCGACCCCAGCCATTCCACGGGCTACTCGCGCTACGTGGCGCCGATGTCCTACGCCGCCGCCGCGGCCGGCGCCGACGGGCTGATCATCGAGGTCCACAACGATCCCGCCCACGCGCTGTGCGACGGCGCCCAGTCGCTGACGCCCGAGCAGTTCGACGCGGCGGCGCGGAAGGTGCGCGCCGTGCGCGAGGCGCTGGCATGA
- a CDS encoding prephenate dehydrogenase has product MKTIGIVGLGLIGGSFARAYKAADETFAVYAADRDQSTLQFARLLGAIDGELDRETLGKCDGVLVCLHTELSCQWLEANAPFIPAAALVMDCCGIKRRICEAGFRLARRYGFEYAGGHPMAGTHRWGFKNSRADMFRGASFVVVPRVYDDVALLERVRSFVMPAGFQRLAVTTAENHDRLIAFTSQLAHVVSNAYVKSPTAREHRGFSAGSYRDLTRVAWLNPTMWTDLFLENRDHLLSEIDQILGELRQYRDAIAAGDEKRLWRLLEEGRRRKEEVDG; this is encoded by the coding sequence ATGAAGACGATCGGCATCGTCGGGCTGGGATTGATCGGCGGTTCGTTCGCGCGCGCCTACAAGGCGGCCGACGAGACGTTTGCCGTCTACGCCGCCGATCGGGATCAGTCCACGCTGCAATTCGCCCGGCTGCTGGGGGCCATCGACGGCGAGCTGGACCGCGAAACGCTGGGGAAATGCGACGGCGTGCTGGTCTGCCTGCACACGGAACTTTCCTGCCAGTGGCTGGAGGCGAACGCGCCCTTCATTCCGGCGGCGGCGCTGGTGATGGACTGCTGCGGCATCAAGCGCCGCATTTGCGAAGCCGGCTTTCGGCTCGCCAGGCGGTACGGTTTCGAGTACGCCGGCGGGCACCCGATGGCGGGCACGCACCGCTGGGGTTTCAAAAACAGCCGCGCCGACATGTTCCGCGGCGCCAGTTTCGTCGTGGTGCCGCGCGTGTACGACGACGTCGCGCTGCTGGAGCGCGTCAGGAGTTTCGTGATGCCGGCGGGGTTCCAACGCCTCGCCGTGACGACGGCGGAGAATCACGACCGGCTGATCGCCTTCACGTCGCAGCTGGCGCACGTGGTCTCGAACGCCTACGTGAAGAGCCCGACGGCGCGCGAGCACCGCGGCTTCTCCGCCGGTTCCTACCGCGACCTGACCCGCGTGGCCTGGCTCAACCCGACGATGTGGACGGATCTGTTCCTCGAAAACCGCGATCATCTGCTCTCCGAGATCGACCAGATTCTCGGCGAATTGCGGCAGTACCGCGACGCCATCGCCGCCGGCGACGAAAAACGGCTCTGGCGGCTGCTCGAGGAGGGACGCCGGAGAAAGGAAGAGGTGGACGGATAA
- the aroB gene encoding 3-dehydroquinate synthase: protein MNSVTVSTPSKKYYVHTGADLLGAAGEIAAPLRGAGQALIVSDANVAPLYARRVADSLERAGFRPTLHVVPAGERNKNMRSLLDLLNRMAALRMIRSDTLFALGGGVVGDLGGLAASLYMRGIGLVQLPTSLLAAVDSSVGGKTAIDLETGKNLVGTFYQPDLVLYDTETLATLPKEQLANGFGEIVKTGMIRDAKLFGAACKPDLGAAEIAGIVHRCVEIKRDVVRRDEKETGLRQILNFGHTFGHAVEKCSGFSIPHGFCVAIGMMIITAACAKRGICAPETLVQLSGALRRRGLPQTTRFGADELFAGMLADKKRASDTVTLVLPRGIGSVERRKVMLEEAREFLEDGLEALSADETEGVTA from the coding sequence ATGAACAGCGTCACAGTTTCCACGCCTTCGAAGAAGTACTACGTGCATACCGGCGCCGATCTGCTCGGCGCCGCCGGCGAGATCGCCGCGCCCCTGCGCGGCGCCGGTCAGGCGCTGATCGTCTCCGACGCCAACGTGGCGCCGCTTTACGCGCGGCGCGTCGCCGACTCGCTGGAACGCGCCGGCTTCCGGCCGACCCTGCACGTCGTTCCCGCCGGCGAGCGGAACAAGAACATGCGTTCGCTCCTCGACCTGCTCAACCGCATGGCCGCGCTGCGCATGATCCGCAGCGACACGCTCTTCGCCCTCGGCGGCGGGGTCGTCGGCGACCTGGGCGGGCTGGCGGCCTCGCTGTATATGCGCGGCATCGGCCTCGTACAACTGCCGACGTCGCTGCTGGCCGCGGTCGACTCATCGGTGGGCGGCAAGACGGCCATCGACCTCGAGACGGGCAAAAACCTGGTCGGCACGTTTTACCAGCCCGATCTGGTGCTCTACGACACGGAAACGCTGGCGACGCTGCCGAAAGAGCAGCTGGCCAACGGCTTCGGCGAGATCGTCAAGACGGGCATGATCCGCGACGCCAAACTTTTCGGCGCGGCGTGCAAGCCCGACCTCGGCGCCGCCGAGATCGCCGGGATCGTGCACCGCTGCGTGGAGATCAAACGCGACGTGGTGCGCCGCGACGAGAAGGAGACGGGGCTGCGCCAGATCCTCAACTTCGGGCACACGTTCGGCCACGCCGTGGAAAAATGCAGCGGCTTTTCGATCCCGCACGGTTTTTGCGTCGCCATCGGCATGATGATCATCACCGCCGCCTGCGCCAAACGCGGCATCTGCGCGCCGGAGACGCTCGTCCAGCTGTCCGGCGCCCTGCGGCGGCGCGGCCTGCCGCAGACGACCCGGTTCGGAGCCGACGAACTTTTCGCGGGCATGCTCGCCGACAAAAAGCGCGCTTCCGACACGGTCACGCTCGTGCTTCCCCGCGGCATCGGCAGCGTGGAGCGGCGCAAGGTCATGCTCGAAGAGGCGCGAGAATTCCTCGAAGACGGGCTCGAAGCCCTGTCCGCGGACGAAACGGAGGGCGTCACGGCATGA
- a CDS encoding RidA family protein has translation MKEIMQVKGLKPRGHYALALIHDGLIFISGQLSKDPETGENRPGSIKDETMRALNNVDLILRECGSSRDKVLKTTAFVGGEDDWAAVNQCYAEFFGARHPARSIVPVGALNAGLKVEIEVIAAVE, from the coding sequence ATGAAAGAAATCATGCAGGTCAAAGGCCTGAAACCCCGCGGGCATTACGCGCTGGCGCTGATCCACGACGGACTGATCTTCATCTCCGGCCAGCTCTCCAAGGATCCGGAAACGGGCGAGAACCGACCCGGATCCATAAAAGATGAAACCATGCGCGCGCTGAACAACGTCGACCTCATCCTCAGAGAGTGCGGTTCCTCGCGCGACAAGGTGCTGAAGACCACCGCCTTCGTCGGCGGCGAAGACGACTGGGCCGCGGTGAACCAGTGCTACGCCGAGTTCTTCGGCGCCCGTCACCCGGCCCGCTCGATCGTCCCCGTCGGCGCGCTGAACGCCGGCCTGAAAGTGGAGATCGAAGTCATCGCCGCCGTCGAGTAA